Genomic DNA from Triticum dicoccoides isolate Atlit2015 ecotype Zavitan chromosome 4B, WEW_v2.0, whole genome shotgun sequence:
ggacctcctacggtcgaaacggggtcctgttgatcgggaggggtgtggcataccgcaaaacagaggaaacggatttgtgttggagcgctatggtcgaaacaggggtcctgttcatcgggaggggtgtggcgtactgcaaaacgggaccccccgggatactgttcatctccaccgtcgacctcctccagcctccatgggctactgttcatccaccatcgacctcctccaacctccaccttcgactgctcatccacgggctcttgttcatccaacctccaccgctcctccaccggctactcttcaaccagccctctccatggggtcctgttcaaccacccctccacgggctactgttcatctagccctccaccaactactgttcaaccagcccgccaccggctactgttcaaccttccctccacggggtcctgttcatccagccctccaccggatcctgttcatccacgcccaaccggctcgatcaatcagggtcctgttcatccagcgacaacaccacggggtcctgttcatccaacccccaccaggaactgttcatccaaacccccccaacaatgctcactgttcatccagaggcagcatcgattggcttcagttagcaacagtagcgatggaatcgctcgatcgggttcagttaagagccatcgatcgatcgctcggttttagtaacgcgtagcctgcggtgcaatcgctcgggttcaattaggtgaacgcctcgctcgggttcagttagagcccaacgcctcgcacccacacgcgtacatgtacgagagaaacgcgcatcgcttggcccccgaccacccacactACAAGAAATACAGTCAATTATGACTCCCCATTTTGGTCGTTGATTCGTCATATTTATCGATTATTGACCTTTTTTTACCAAATTCAGAAGGTCAACAGTTGGCCGTCAAGAACGAACAAACTTGATCTTTTTGGAATTTTTGTCATAGCTAGACCTACGACCAAAATTTCAGAAAGGTCACTACCCATTTGCCTGAGCCACATAGGATCTGACGTGGCAGAGTCGACGTGGCATTGTTAGTGACCAAATGGAATCATCATAAATTTCATAGCCCAGTCCACCAATCTAGCCTACATGGGCCTGGCTCAATCATCGTAAATTTCACAGCCCAATCCACCAATCTAGCCGACATGGGCCCAACCCAATACCTATTTTCTTAATTGAATTGGTTTAATTTATTTGGGCTGATGCATTATTTTGTCAAAAGCATGCACATTTAAGGATAGGCCCATTAAAAAAGAAATACAACATAATACAATATTTCATATATTTCATTTCAGTAACACATCACATGAAATACAATATATCATCAATTGACTCCTCTACATAGCAAGGTTCAAGGCCCAACAAGTGCACAAGCGCACATCCACATACATTGGACAAAAAGCACAAATTTTAGCTGATCACACATAACATCAATGAGAAGCACGAATATCATGTACCATTACTAGTACACATACTTTGTCCCATCACCCAAGCACCAATGTTGTGTCAATCTACTGGATTTGCCACATGGTGATGTTACTGCATTAGGGCTGTCCCAGCTTCTCCCTGCCATCTGCTGATCGATGTACTGCTCCAGCATCACCTCCCGCTACCACTGGTGGAAGAAGATCAGCTCATCAGTCATTGGCACGCGAACAAACCAAGAAGATTAACCTATTTAGCCTACTGTAATTTGTTGCTAAACATGGGCATCAAATCAATGCCAACACTGAATTAAAATGTGCAAAAGAATGGAGCATAGCCATATGTACAGGCTAAGAACTTCAGGTTTGAGCCATTCTCGATAATACAATAAATACATAACAGCCAAAAATTCGATCCATGGACACCAGATGATAGAAAAGGTACTAAGGCACTACTTGCTACTGAAAACCAAAGCAAGGTATGAAGCATAGCCAGGACAATACTAAAATGgtaccaaatctagaaataaccaTCTGATGCAATATAGCACTAGTTTCACTTTAGCATATGTGCCGAATTATGCTGGTATGTAGGATGACTTCAAGAAAAAAATGGAACTGTAGGGGAATGGAGGATGGAGAGGAGCAAGGAGGTGCTACCTGTAGGAAGGCATTGGCGGCTCCAAAGATGGCGTCGAAGTGTTCCACAGGCTTGGCGTAGAGGGGAGGATCAGTAGTGGAAGAAGTGGCATTCGTGCACCCTACACAAGAGACAAGATGAGTTACATTACAGCTTATGACCAAAGAAGTTAcaagaatatgagattgtgtgtgcAAGATAGATGTATAGAGTGATGAATCAACATTGTCAAAGCAATTTTTACTTTCATCATCTATCCAATGTGAAAAGATACAACTTGCAAGTGATCAAGGTTGGTACCTCAGGAAAAAGCTCCACAAGATGCCCCATGTAAGAAACAATCTTGATCCTATTTGTGGAAGAGTGGCAGAGACCGGAGACCTCACCAACCCTACAAGCCCATGAAGAatctgcaccaccaccaccagcagcagcatcAGCATCAGCGCCAGGGCTAGGCAAACACAAGATTGTCAGTACCTCTCAAACTCAGAACAAGACTCAGAAAGAACCAGGACACCATAGTAAATTTAGAACAAAATTGTAATAAGGACAGAAATAACAATGGAGTCAAATCATCATCGCGGTGTTTTCACAAGTCCCTTTTAGCGGTACTCTGTTGGTTTGCGGTTCTACATTCAGACTGTGTTTAGCTTCAACTACATTTTGTGTCTGCCTTAACTCAGTTCACAACAGTAATCCTACTTGATCAATATGTCCAACCCCCACTTTAAAAAGAAGCTAAATGTGACtacatagtttgaccaaaatttaTGTTTTCAGCAAGTAGAATTCTGAAGCTAAGAGTCAAAGGGGTGGGAGAGGGGGgcaagaagagaagagaagagaagcggaCCTCCATGATGGCGGCGGTCTGCCCGAGCTGCAGCAGGCGCTCAACTGCGGCGTAGACGCCCTCATGGCTGCCCCCAAGCAGCGCCGTCACCGCGTAGTACAGCACCTCCGCACTACCAACCAAAGAGATCCGAACTGGTCAGACGAAGCAAGATACCagagatccatccatccatccaaggAAAGGAGAGCGGGCATGGCATGGGGTCTGAGCAGAAGCAGACGGAGGAAGGAAGGACCCCGCCTCGATCTGGACCCTATGCCGACGTTGCTCTGCCTCCTCCATTGGGTGTAGTCGCAGCAGGACCTCGCGGGCGGCCGCCTCTGCGGGCTGCAGCGCCGGTGAGATGGCTGAGGGACGCGGACGCAGCGCCGTCAGCATCATCCCGCGCGGCTGCTCGTCAGGGACCTAGCCAAGGCCAGCGGGTGGCTCAGGCCACGCTGTGAAGTTGGGGGAAGCCATGGCACTGCCGCCCCCTTGTTCGATTTGCTGATGGAGGGGCCACGCCGGTGCCGGATCCAGCGCCCACTGGCCTCGATATTACCTGATGTGGCAGACCGGCGGCGAGGGGAGAGGTGGGTGGctgagagggaggcggcggcgaggggagaggtGTGGCAGAGAGGGAGAGGTGCGACTGTAAGGGGGGTCTGGATCGAGAGCGGAGTGGCGGTGACGGAAGGGAGGCGGCTTTGGAAGGGAGTGCGGCGTCGCCATCGATTCGATCTGAATCAGGGGAGTGGGAGTTAGGGTTTGGGAGGAAGGAGCAGAAGGAGGAGCGGAGGGAGGGATGGtgtgggatggatggatggatggatgtggatggatggatggatggatggatgtgtgccatgtcatcgatccgtggcacACACCTTTCCACCAatgacaattttattttattttttgagtgTAAAAATGGTTTTTTAAGAATATATGAAATCTTTGATGGAAAATTGGATCATATTTTATGAAAATGATCCAATATTGTGTACATGTGTGTATATTGGGATGGGGGTTTTAtttctttgcacaaaaaatcaTTTTTCAATTTTTGGAGTGCCAATAatcaggttttttgtgaaggacctagcaaatagttgttgcaaaattggacaaaaccatttttctaaaatattatgacatatttaatgcacaattgacaaaatggttgggtttcaaaagttttgaCCCACCTCACGTGAAAAATACAAATTTCGGTCGATGCAGTTGGTagggggtcaaatttgaactgcagctgcctcctagtttgctctttatttttcccaaaaatcatttgtaGGTACAAAATTATCTATttcatcagagaaacaccaaattttttccaagactcaaccactagctatgaacggtcatgcccgctgttttgaccacattttgaaacgggcatgaaaaattcaaaaaaataaaaaaaatagaaaaccttcacattgtgacattatatgtggcaaagttaccgggaaaaataataaacttgtaatacgataattattttaaaaaagtgttctcagaaacgagctatcatgtgtggagatcaatggctttcaagccaaatgatcaatcttatggcgacATTCATGGAattgtttgttcaaatgatctcatattgtgcacaatggtgcatattggaatggcaaacaatgttgcctaaggaagttttcattttctttggacgtaaaaaccattttccattttccgagtgcccaaaatgaggttttttgtgaaggacctaccatatatttgttgaaaaattggaccaaatcaattttctaaaatactaggacatatttaatgcagaattgaccaaatggtttggtgtcaaaaggtttgatccacctctcgcgagaaagacaaatttctgccgattcagttggaagggggtcaaatttgaactgcaactgcctcatagtttgctatttaattTTCCCAAAAACTATTTGTAGGTAAAAAAGTATCTATttcatcagagaaacaccaaaagttttccaagactcaaccactagctatgaACAGTCATGCCCgttgttttgatcgcattttgaaacggacatgaaaaataaaaataaaataaaaaaattagaaaccttcgcattgtgtcattatatgtggctaagttatcaggaaaaataataaacttgtaatacggcaattcttttaaaaaaagtgttcttagaaatgagctatcatgcgtgaagattcatggctttcaacccaaatgatcaatcttatagccacattcttgacatagtttgttcaaatgatctcatattgtgcacaagggtgcatcttggaatggcagacaatgttgcctaaggaagttttcaatttctttggacgaaaaattcattttccatttttcgagtgcccaaaatgagtttttttgtgaaggacctaccatatatttgttgcaaaattggaccaaatcaattttctaaaatactaggccatatttaatgcacaatttaccaaatggttgagtgtaaaaagttttgatccacctctggtgaaaaagacaaatttccgccgattcagttggaaatgggtcaaatttgaactgcggctgccttatagtttgctctttaatttttccaaaattcatttctaggtacataaatatctatttaagcagagaaacaccaaaaaaatttcatttttcaactactagctaggaatggtcactctcgctgttttgaccgcattttgaaacgagcataaaaaataaaaataaaatcaaaaaaattggaaaactttcgcattgtgtcactatatgtgaccaagttaccacatTTTTATATAcaacatttaaatattttatatacaatatttaaatattttttgaatacaagattaatatttttaatacatggttaatAATTTTTATTTACAcattttaacattttcaaatgcttgatttacaTTTTTATATAATTGTTTAACATTTTTTAGATGCtcgattaacatttttaaatacatgatcaactttttccacacacattgtatattttttgtacATATGGTAATAATTTTCTTTATACACATGTAAgattttcaaatgcttggttaacattttttcaaaCGTTTTATGTGAAGTTTGTTNNNNNNNNNNNNNNNNNNNNNNNNNNNNNNNNNNNNNNNNNNNNNNNNNNNNNNNNNNNNNNNNNNNNNNNNNNNNNNNNNNNNNNNNNNNNNNNNNNNNNNNNNNNNNNNNNNNNNNNNNNNNNNNNNNNNNNNNNNNNNNNNNNNNNNNNNNNNNNNNNNNNNNNNNNNNNNNNNNNNNNNNNNNNNNNNNNNNNNNNNNNNNNNNNNNNNNNNNNNNNNNNNNNNNNNNNNNNNNNNNNNNNNNNNNNNNNNNNNNNNNNNNNNNNNNNNNNNNNNNNNNNNNNNNNNNNNNNNNNNNNNNNNNNNNNNNNNNNNNNNNNNNNNNNNNNNNNNNNNNNNNNNNNNNNNNNNNNNNNNNNNNNNNNNNNNNNNNNNNNNNNNNNNNNNNNNNNNNNNNNNNNNNNNNNNNNNNNNNNNNNNNNNNNNNNNNNNNNNNNNNNNNNNNNNNNNNNNNNNNNNNNNNNNNNNNNNNNNNNNNNNNNNNNNNNNNNNNNNNNNNNNNNNNNNNNNNNNNNNNNNNNNNNNNNNNNNNNNNNNNNNNNNNNNNNNNNNNNNNNNNNNNNNNNNNNNNNNNNNNNNNNNNNNNNNNNNNNNNNNNNNNNNNNNNNNNNNNNNNNNNNTAAACAAAATTAGAAAAAGAATGAACGAACAAAAATCAGACCAAAAAACGAGCCGCGACCCAGTAGTTGGCCCACTCGGTGAActaaaaatataaaagaaaaaagGTGCCCttgtcccaccaaggcccaagcccACTCGATACTACCCATTAAATAGCTTACGGGCGAGAATGTACCAGTGTCTTTGTTACGGGGTGGTGGTTTGTCTCCTTAGGTGAACTCGACTGGTAGCTAATTCAAATCACGTGGTGTGGTTTCTTTGTCTCCTTAGGTGAACTCGACTGGTAGCTAATCAAgcctttcttttttgctttattcacCTTTGTGGGAtgggtcctttttcttctttgagaGTGGCGTTTTGGATCTTAGATGTAGATACACCTATTatgaaatatgtatagaaaaatcCCATGTGTACATCTGGACATCCTATGTTTGCACACAAAATTTTGGTGAAAAGGAGCATTTTTGTTGCGTGTGTAAAAAAGATTAAAAATGGCTTGTAAATAGCTGTAATCAAGCATCGgaattgtcttttttacacaagacAAAAAAATGTCATTTTTCATCGAAACTTGGTGCACACACATATAGTGTCCGGATTTATACGCGAGattttttcttgaatttttttcACTTTTTAAAATATGTATTTAGACAATGGGTGCATATACACCTATGAGCCAAAGTAAATTTTCACCTTTTTCTGCTTTATTCACCTTTGTGggacgggtcccacatgtcatttgtACTGTGTTAGTTGGCCCCGTCTGTAAACGTAGACCCAGTTTAGTCAACAAGTCAATCTATGGACGGACTGACGCTACAACCGACACATAAGCCAAAATGACACGACACATAggtaaaattgatgatgtggacgtCCAGTCATCCATGTTACAACACCATGACCATCTGGGTTGGTCgtaatcagctagaaataaggctgtCGACCACTATTGTCTGcttatgaccattttgtgtaaggcaGTTACGACCTTTTTGACCAAAGTAGTCACTATAGTTTATGGTTTCGACTCTCCTAAACAGGCCATGACCAATTGGATcgaaatggtcatagatttatggcGATTTCTTCCACGGTCACTGTCAGAAGGTCACAATtgagcatatttcttgtagtgccaccATAACCggaaactccccaaaattttcctcgccctcgcttctaccatggttttttctgtcatggacggcccaaagaatgtcatgcagctgcgtctccggcccgcctaggacgaaaagcccattttctgtcatgattttttgtcatagaaataggagcccaccacatctatgatgatagcgggttttgtcacaattatcgtcatagaagtgtcagaagcatgacaggaaaaaaaatcgttcgacccaaaatgtcacggacgtgtattttttttgtagttgtCCAGcatggattcaacacttaaaacacaaaccaaaacaagcaaagactcatatcatgtgacgaataaaaatatagtttcaagtaaaataccgatggtcgttagaagaaagcggggatgccactcgggggcatccccaagcttagttgcttgctacttctttgaatagtaGTTGactcgttgcgccaaatggcgcagagacccgctaaagacatgttgtcgatgaaaatagtttcattttgcaaggACATATTCGATAACCATGCTATATTGAAAATATGTCTATCACATTGCAAGATCCAAGTTGAGAAAAAACTATATTTGTATAACCCGTTACGCCAAAAAAAATTGTATAacatgacccgttgcgccaaatggcagtTAAAAATATTTGCATTTTTTTAGTAACTGTGTTTGAGCAAATAAATACGGTAAGAACTTAATAAAAGTTTAGCAACAATAGAGTACAATTGTATCATGTGCAACAGCAGCAAAAATTAGTTAGCTAATAAATTGTTTGAAGGGAACCAAACATTTCAGAGTAGTTTATCCGGCATCTCATTCTCAAAAATGATCCCAAGCGGCCATCAAGGAAAATACAATTGTTTTTTTAGGGTGAAAATACAATTGTTTTGATGCAACGACGGTAAGAAAAATGAGTAAACATCAAAGAAACAGAACATTTAAATTGGTTATTCCTTGGATGAAATCTATTGTTGTATCACCCAGCCTAGTACCAATTCTTGTCACAACAACAATCTCACCCAATCCTCCTTCAAGAGGATACACAAAGGATATCAGGACACCAAATTGTGCGTGCTATAACCAGGAACCTTAATTTAGCTTAGTTTCTTCTTTAAGACCCAGATGATCAACCTAATAAAACAACATATTCAAACAAATAAAATGACATTAGTCATGCATGCAAAACCGAACTGTCTGTCAGAAATCACAGTTAGAAGCATGCAATCCCAATTCACAAGGCGATAATCCCAACAAATGATCAAAACATCCACAAGAAAAAAAATGATAGGCTGACAATTCAAAGACATGATGAAGAATATAATTTTTTTAGAAGTAAAGCACCATAGAATTACTTAACAAGCACAACGAAAGGCGAGGATACTAACTTATAAATAAGGCCATCTTTATACAACCTGACAAAAGCTTAAGTTACAGCTTTTGACCATTTCTCGTCCATTGTAAAGCACTGACGCACAAGGCTCACATTAAGTTCACATTGGGAATTGGAACTATAGACAATACATTGTTTTCACTATTTTTCTTAACTAAGGAAAATAAGAAGTTAATCTCATGGGTCCAATCAAGGGAGGCTCCAAGCCTATGTAATTGATTCAATACAGTACCACCATACTGATCTTTCCATTCTACGACCTGTACAGAAGATGTTAAGAGGATACACCAAGTGTGCAAAGAAATAAGCTCACTATGATTCATGTCGCATCACACATGACAAATTGACACTGCCAATTATGAGTTTAAAAAATATACATGACTCTACATTATTACAGCTTCTACCACACATTGCCTACAGTGCAAACAAAAGAAAAGACAACCATGCGTTATTTCAACTGGTGTAAGCAAGGCACTTATAATAGAGCAACATCATGGCAGCTCTAGTTATCACAACAAGGCTAAAGTGTAGCTTAATATCATTAGTTAACTCTGCTTCTATTCCGGTTGCGGAAAATCACAATAGTAAACTTGTCCGTAACTCTTTTTGTGATTAGTAGTCATGTGCATGACTAAACCATATCTATTGTTATTGTTGTGCGTCCGCATACATAACATGTTAAACTTAGAATAGTCGTGCCCTAACATGTTCCGGTAAAAAAAATCCTTGCGAATCAAATTGGCGATACACATACAAGATCTATGAGCACTATAGTGGAAGCATGATACTCTATATACAGGGAAAATAGAGAATTGAACCGCTTTCCACGCAAAGCGACATGATGGATCTGGGCTTCCGCATGGGCGCTCATGTGTGGGCAACATCTGTACTGTTTAATATGCTTAGCCACTAAATTTATGGTCTCATTGATTGAACTGTAGAACACAAAATTTTAAAATATGCATAATTATTACTTTTCGCTTTCTTTAATATGAATAACAAGAACTAAAGGACATATTCATGTCATGAAAAGTGAGGAAAGAATACTCAGAACCCTTTTCACCTTTCTTTTTCACAATCCTTCTCATGCACTCATCTTGACACGACCAATTATCATCCTTTGGATATATTTAAATAGAAAAATGTTCTGATTTCATTCCTTGATCCTCCACTCTTTCTTGTCAAGCCACAAGAATTATTCGGAACACAAGATTGTAAATATGTAAAAAAAATAAGAGCGCGGAATTACGATATAGAAATAGCGCGACTCTGATTTCCTTTGTTTGCCGCCCCTCTGCTTCACTTCAGGTCTCCACCCCCACGTTGTGATGCTACTCTTGCATTCCAATCTAACATTCAGGATTCAGCTAATATAAACTCATTGCTCTTTGTACAATAGAGAAGTAATAGGGGAAAGAAGAAAAACTGGGAATTCACTTGCCCACTGAAGTGTGTAAAGCCCAACTCAGATTTTTTT
This window encodes:
- the LOC119291229 gene encoding uncharacterized protein LOC119291229; the encoded protein is MRASTPQLSACCSSGRPPPSWSPGADADAAAGGGGADSSWACRVGEVSGLCHSSTNRIKIVSYMGHLVELFPEGARMPLLPLLILPSTPSLWNTSTPSLEPPMPSYSGSGR